CCGCGTCGGCGGCCTCGGGGCGGCGGACGAAGGCGCGCACGGTATGCCCGGCGCGGATCAGGTGACCGGCCATCGGCGCGCCCATGGCGCCCAGGCCGATAAAAGCCACGGTAGTCATCAATGCTTCCTCGGGTGGTCTCGGGTGGGTCTTGAGGGGTGGGCGCTACTTCGCGGCCAGCCGCCACAGCGACGTGACCTCGGCCTTGCGGGCCGCGTGCAACGGGTCATCGGCGTCGGTGGACTTGGGATGCTTGGGGCGGATGTGGGCACGGCCCAGCACCTTGAGCCCGGCTGCGTCGATCCATCCCAGCAACTCGTCGCGCGTGCGCAGGCCCAGGTGCTCGGCAAAGTCGGACAGGATCAGCCAGCCCTGGCCGCCCGGTTCCAGGTGCGCCGCCAGCCCGTCCAGGAAGCCGCGCAGCATGCGGCTGTCCGGATCGAACACGGCGTGCTCGATGGGCGAACTCGGCCGCGCCGGCACCCACGGCGGGTTGCAGACGATCAGCGGCGCGCGGCCTTCGGGGAACAGGTTGGCGTCGACGATCTCCACGTGCTGCGCCAGGCCCAGCCGGTCGATGTTCTCGCGCGCGCAGGCCAGCGCGCGGGGGTCCTGGTCGGTGCCGACCACGCGCCGGACGCCGCGCTGCGCGAGCAGCGCCGCCAGCACGCCAGTACCGGTGCCGACGTCGAAGGCCAGCGCCTTCGACGGCAGGTCCTGCCGCGCCACCAGTTCCAGGTACTCGCCGCGCACCGGCGAGAACACGCCGTACCACGGATGGATGCGGTCGCCCAGCAGCGGAATCTCCACGCCCTTGCGGCGCCACTCGTAGGCGCCGATCAGGCCCAGCAGCTCGCGCATCGACGCCACGTAGGGGGCATCGGCCGGGCCGTAGACCTGCTCGCAGGCCTGTTGTACGTCGGGTGCCCGGCGCAGCGGCACCACGTGGCCGGGCTCGAACGGCAGCAGCAGCATGCCCAGCGTGCGGGCGCGCTGGGACTGGGCCAGCCGGTGCTTGTGGAAGGCTTCGGTCAGGCTGGCCGGTGCCTGGGCGGCGCCGCGCGCCTTGCGCTGGGGTTTGCGGTCGACGCG
This sequence is a window from Cupriavidus pauculus. Protein-coding genes within it:
- a CDS encoding methyltransferase, which gives rise to MSVSDSPPRLHWSEDGAERSALWRSEAGLPPPRRVVVADDQMAADTAYRLASEGTALLWRGDFQNARQLLQAMARRVDRKPQRKARGAAQAPASLTEAFHKHRLAQSQRARTLGMLLLPFEPGHVVPLRRAPDVQQACEQVYGPADAPYVASMRELLGLIGAYEWRRKGVEIPLLGDRIHPWYGVFSPVRGEYLELVARQDLPSKALAFDVGTGTGVLAALLAQRGVRRVVGTDQDPRALACARENIDRLGLAQHVEIVDANLFPEGRAPLIVCNPPWVPARPSSPIEHAVFDPDSRMLRGFLDGLAAHLEPGGQGWLILSDFAEHLGLRTRDELLGWIDAAGLKVLGRAHIRPKHPKSTDADDPLHAARKAEVTSLWRLAAK